One window from the genome of Spiractinospora alimapuensis encodes:
- a CDS encoding DUF4383 domain-containing protein: MDLDRVRPPDRRLDLVYRFGAAMTGLVLVGFGGAGLVTRLPLFDTQGEVIAGVATNGALSFISLAVGSLLVGASVIGGKFASTVSLLVGVAFVGSGFVHLVLMNTNHNVFAFSMPNVICSFVVGLAIMYCGMDGRFSGGLPEDNPFRRHRERQKTPPGLVGKPRWTVRATTFRHG, encoded by the coding sequence ATGGATCTGGACAGGGTGCGGCCGCCGGACCGAAGGCTGGATCTGGTCTATCGCTTCGGCGCGGCGATGACTGGTCTCGTGTTGGTCGGGTTCGGGGGCGCTGGGCTGGTGACAAGATTGCCGTTGTTCGACACCCAAGGTGAGGTGATCGCCGGGGTGGCCACGAATGGAGCACTCAGCTTCATCTCGCTCGCTGTTGGGTCACTACTCGTCGGCGCGTCTGTCATCGGGGGGAAGTTCGCTTCGACAGTCAGTCTTCTGGTGGGTGTCGCATTCGTGGGGAGCGGCTTCGTCCACCTCGTGCTGATGAACACGAACCACAACGTCTTCGCGTTCTCGATGCCGAACGTGATCTGCAGTTTCGTCGTCGGCCTGGCCATCATGTATTGCGGCATGGACGGACGTTTCAGTGGTGGTCTGCCGGAGGACAACCCGTTCCGCAGGCATCGCGAGCGGCAGAAGACACCACCTGGCCTCGTCGGGAAGCCCCGCTGGACCGTTCGGGCGACCACGTTCCGTCATGGCTGA
- a CDS encoding MerR family transcriptional regulator, with product MLTPAATARLLGVAPTTLRSWDRRYGIGPDQRSSGGHRRYSSSDIERLRELCRLVAEGMPPALAARQVRDAPGDDSLVPRVRGHRPGGNTLPLATASSTLQGVARAAMRMDSDLVERRLQEAMTEHGTVRTWEEIAQPLLYGMGRKWQDTRRYVEVEHLLSWSISTVLRRVPSPSEKVDARERPVVLACVPDEMHCLPVEALAAALREVGTPHRVLGQCTPTDAIVHTVDRLRPRAVLLWCQTPRAPAGSCLLATVRAAARTTQTTQVHRAGLGWHGVDPTLFGDSAPHSSLTSAFMALRS from the coding sequence ATGCTCACGCCCGCGGCGACCGCCCGCCTGTTGGGCGTCGCGCCCACCACACTGCGCAGCTGGGATCGGCGATACGGTATCGGGCCTGATCAACGCAGCTCGGGAGGACACCGCCGCTACTCTTCATCTGACATCGAGCGGCTACGTGAGCTGTGTCGATTGGTGGCCGAGGGAATGCCACCCGCTCTTGCGGCCCGGCAGGTCCGGGACGCCCCCGGGGACGACAGTCTCGTGCCACGGGTCCGAGGGCACCGCCCAGGCGGGAACACCCTTCCGTTGGCGACGGCCTCGTCCACGTTGCAGGGAGTGGCGCGAGCCGCCATGCGCATGGACTCCGACCTCGTCGAGCGTCGACTCCAGGAGGCGATGACCGAGCACGGAACCGTAAGAACGTGGGAAGAGATCGCCCAACCCCTCCTCTACGGAATGGGACGAAAGTGGCAGGACACTCGGCGTTATGTTGAGGTCGAGCACCTGCTCTCCTGGTCGATCTCCACGGTTCTTCGTAGAGTGCCGAGCCCCTCGGAGAAGGTCGACGCGCGTGAGAGGCCCGTCGTCCTCGCATGCGTCCCCGACGAGATGCACTGTTTACCGGTCGAAGCCCTGGCGGCCGCCCTGCGCGAGGTCGGCACCCCACACCGCGTCTTGGGGCAGTGCACTCCGACCGACGCGATCGTGCACACCGTGGACCGCCTGCGGCCGCGCGCGGTCCTGCTCTGGTGCCAAACGCCCCGCGCGCCAGCCGGCTCGTGCCTGCTCGCCACCGTGCGAGCGGCCGCCCGCACCACGCAGACGACACAGGTGCACAGGGCTGGCCTCGGATGGCACGGCGTGGACCCCACGCTGTTCGGTGACAGTGCGCCGCACTCGTCGCTCACCAGCGCGTTCATGGCTCTTCGGAGCTGA
- the pdxR gene encoding MocR-like pyridoxine biosynthesis transcription factor PdxR, whose protein sequence is MRHAFPMNLVLGTDRSSELTARENLTERLRVALLSGQVAAHDPLPSTRSLAAATGLSRGTVVSVYEDLAGEGYVVSVPGSGTFVADDLPTDGAPLTRSPSREARRERRNAATDAPEPINLSPGSPSASFHTNRDWAAAWRTAVRREPPTVPPPPAGIEELRTLVADHLRTTRGVHCDAEDIVVTAGASDGFALLVHGIRPQGPTGTRIATENPGHLTARRVIARLGATPVPVPVRDGGMDPHALAEAPGPLAAALLTPSHQYPLGGRLPVAERLAMLAWAKATDAVVIEDDYDSEFRHGAPPLPAIASLDTDDRVVLVGSYSKTLTPWLRCGYLVVPDQTLRRRILDVRDTLGQPVSGVLQSAVAEFLRRGGLRRHLVRVGREYAHRRSLVIGATADLAPPHPPGRDRGRPTRHPHLGRRPPSRPSPHHPRKTRSARHPPRGVLLPRHTPPTQRHSLRLRRPHRPTPPPRPTRDRRRGEGWGRVIHDMVRRYARIEGVSSSSPPFCPPPCP, encoded by the coding sequence ATGCGGCACGCGTTCCCGATGAACCTCGTGCTCGGGACGGATCGGTCGTCCGAGCTCACCGCGCGGGAGAACCTCACCGAGCGGCTACGCGTGGCACTACTCTCCGGACAGGTCGCCGCGCACGACCCCCTGCCCTCGACCCGCTCCCTCGCGGCGGCGACGGGCCTCTCGCGCGGAACCGTCGTCTCCGTATACGAGGACCTCGCCGGGGAGGGGTACGTGGTGAGCGTCCCCGGATCGGGAACCTTCGTCGCGGACGACCTCCCCACCGACGGCGCGCCTTTGACACGCTCTCCGTCGCGCGAGGCCCGCCGAGAGCGCCGGAACGCCGCGACCGATGCCCCCGAACCGATCAACCTCTCGCCGGGAAGCCCGTCCGCCAGCTTCCACACCAACCGCGACTGGGCGGCGGCCTGGCGTACCGCGGTGCGGCGCGAGCCACCAACCGTTCCGCCGCCCCCCGCGGGCATCGAGGAACTTCGGACACTGGTCGCGGACCACCTCCGCACCACACGCGGCGTGCACTGCGACGCCGAGGACATCGTGGTGACCGCAGGCGCGAGCGACGGGTTCGCACTACTGGTCCACGGGATTCGCCCCCAGGGCCCGACAGGCACCCGGATCGCGACCGAGAACCCGGGACACCTCACCGCCCGCCGGGTCATCGCGCGTCTCGGAGCCACCCCCGTGCCGGTCCCCGTACGCGACGGAGGCATGGACCCCCACGCGCTCGCCGAGGCCCCGGGACCGCTCGCGGCGGCGCTCCTCACCCCAAGCCACCAGTACCCGCTCGGCGGACGGCTCCCCGTCGCGGAACGTCTGGCGATGCTGGCCTGGGCCAAGGCGACCGACGCGGTCGTCATCGAGGACGACTACGACAGCGAGTTCCGGCACGGCGCACCACCGCTCCCCGCCATCGCCTCCCTGGACACCGATGACCGAGTCGTGCTGGTCGGCAGCTACTCCAAGACGCTGACCCCGTGGCTGCGCTGCGGCTACCTCGTCGTCCCGGACCAGACCTTGCGCCGCCGAATCCTCGACGTCCGCGACACCCTCGGCCAACCCGTCTCCGGGGTCCTCCAAAGCGCCGTGGCGGAGTTCCTACGCAGGGGAGGCCTGCGCCGACACCTCGTCCGCGTCGGACGCGAATACGCCCACCGCCGATCCCTCGTCATCGGCGCCACCGCCGACCTCGCCCCCCCACATCCACCTGGACGCGATCGAGGGCGGCCTACACGCCACCCTCACCTGGGACGGCGACCCCCCAGCCGACCAAGTCCGCACCACCCTCGCAAAACGCGGAGTGCGCGTCACCCCCCTCGAGGCGTACTACTACCCCGACACACACCCCCAACCCAACGGCATAGTCTTCGGCTACGGCGCCCCCACCGACCTACGCCTCCGCCACGCCCTACGCGAGATCGCCGACGCGGTGAGGGGTGGGGGCGCGTAATCCACGACATGGTGCGTCGCTACGCGCGGATCGAGGGCGTCTCCAGCTCCTCCCCGCCGTTCTGCCCTCCTCCCTGTCCCTGA
- a CDS encoding GNAT family N-acetyltransferase encodes MTDTSTVSVRPLDAADEPRWRVLFRGYRAFYRLEESEEVVSRVWGWLTDPEHECHGLVAEMEGTVVAIGHYRRFARPTTGTVGLWFDDLFTDPDRRGVGAGRALIRRVTEIAEAEGRSVVRWITAEDNHRARALYDQVATRTRWVTYDAAPTDS; translated from the coding sequence ATGACCGACACATCCACGGTTTCCGTGCGTCCGCTCGACGCCGCGGACGAGCCACGGTGGCGCGTGCTCTTCCGCGGCTACCGCGCCTTCTATCGGCTGGAGGAGTCGGAGGAGGTCGTCTCGCGCGTGTGGGGCTGGCTCACGGACCCGGAGCACGAATGTCACGGGCTGGTCGCCGAGATGGAAGGCACGGTCGTGGCGATCGGCCACTATCGCCGGTTCGCGCGCCCCACGACGGGGACGGTCGGCCTGTGGTTCGACGATCTCTTCACCGATCCCGACAGGCGTGGTGTCGGCGCGGGACGCGCGCTGATCCGTCGTGTCACCGAGATCGCCGAGGCCGAGGGCCGCTCCGTCGTGCGGTGGATCACGGCGGAGGACAACCACCGGGCCCGGGCACTCTACGACCAGGTCGCGACCCGCACGCGGTGGGTCACCTACGACGCCGCGCCAACGGACTCGTGA
- a CDS encoding GNAT family N-acetyltransferase — protein MTLTNEYGQPVGVPVPHWAPVALPSATRLPGRYCAVERLAPDRHTDDLYSAYANAPDDSDWTYLSVGPFPTPESYRDWATTAALVEDPRHYAVVATSTGRALGTLSLMRHDPANGAIEVGYVTFSRAIQRTPISTEAQFLLMRYVFDDLGYRRYEWKCDSLNAPSRAAAERLGFTYEGTFRQAVVFKGRNRDTAWYALTDREWPRVRKAMEAWLDPANFDAEGRQLHPLRTH, from the coding sequence ATGACACTGACGAACGAGTACGGACAGCCCGTCGGCGTCCCGGTCCCGCACTGGGCGCCGGTCGCGCTTCCGAGCGCGACGAGACTGCCCGGGCGGTACTGCGCTGTCGAACGGCTCGCCCCCGACCGCCACACCGACGACCTGTACTCCGCCTACGCGAACGCCCCCGACGACAGCGACTGGACCTACCTCTCGGTCGGACCGTTCCCCACGCCGGAGTCCTACCGCGACTGGGCGACCACCGCCGCGTTGGTCGAGGATCCCCGGCACTACGCCGTCGTCGCCACCTCCACCGGACGTGCCCTCGGGACTCTCTCCCTGATGCGGCATGACCCCGCCAACGGTGCCATCGAGGTCGGCTATGTGACGTTCTCCCGCGCGATCCAACGCACCCCGATCTCCACCGAGGCGCAGTTCCTGTTGATGCGCTACGTCTTCGACGATCTCGGATACCGCCGGTACGAGTGGAAGTGCGACAGCCTCAACGCGCCCTCGCGCGCGGCCGCCGAACGTCTCGGCTTCACCTACGAGGGAACGTTCCGCCAGGCCGTCGTCTTCAAGGGCCGCAACCGCGACACGGCCTGGTACGCGCTCACCGACCGCGAGTGGCCGCGCGTCCGCAAGGCGATGGAGGCGTGGCTCGACCCCGCCAACTTCGACGCCGAAGGTCGCCAGCTCCATCCTCTGCGAACCCACTGA